The following proteins come from a genomic window of Andrena cerasifolii isolate SP2316 chromosome 6, iyAndCera1_principal, whole genome shotgun sequence:
- the Lsm7 gene encoding U6 snRNA-associated Sm-like protein LSm7 — protein sequence MSGLGSTISLIRFFLQTAKQQQNAHGEAKEKKKKESILDLSKYLEKNIRVKFAGGREAAGILKGYDPLLNLVLDNTTEYLRDPDDPYKLNQDTRMLGLVVCRGTSVVLICPVDGMESILNPFIQQEG from the exons ATGTCC GGACTCGGCAGTACGATCTCATTGATACGCTTCTTTTTGCAGACGGCGAAACAG CAGCAAAATGCCCATGGAGAggcgaaagagaaaaagaagaaggaaagcaTTCTTGATCTCTCGAAATATTTGGAAAAGAATATCAGGGTGAAGTTCGCTGGAGGAAGGGAAGCAGCAGGGATCCTCAAGGGGTACGATCCTCTTTTGAATTTGGTACTCGACAATACCACAGAATACCTCAGAG ATCCTGACGATCCGTACAAACTGAACCAAGATACTCGAATGCTGGGTTTGGTCGTATGCAGAGGTACTTCCGTAGTACTCATTTGTCCCGTAGATGGAATGGAATCTATTCTCAATCCATTTATACAGCAAGAAGGTTAA